The genomic window TTAAATTAGTATTTTTTAATTTCATGTTCGTTTCTTTTAATTGAGCATTTTCTTGTTTTAATGCCTTCAAGTTCGTATTATCCTGCGAACATCCATTCACTATAAATAATAATACAATAAAAACACCGCATAAATATTTCATTATGTTCTCCCCTCAAACTTATTCCAATATCCTGTTTTTTAATTTAAGATTACTAATTCACGATTATTTTAACATTAAATTCCAATGTTTTTTCGGAAGTATTTAAATAAAATAGAGAAGGTTCGCCAAAAATATATGACGAGCCTCCTGTTGTGCTAAAGCCCCCGTTAGTGAAAGATGCAATATAAAAAGGATTAGAATTCGATCCTAACCCTTTTCTTCGTTTTGACGGATAGTTAAATTATGCATATCAATTATGAACCCATGTTCTTTAAGGATATCTAGACCTAATAATCCTTTATGTTCCTTAGGTAACATACCAACATCTAATTCAAAGTCTTTAATAGAAAATGTGTCAATCTTAATTTCGTCCATTACCTTCGTATAAAATGGGACACTTCCTCCAATACCATAAGCTTCATATATTTTGTCGCCGTTTTCATAGAGGACACCAATTTCTTCTAAAATATCTGGGCAAATGACAGTGTGAGATGAACCAGTATCAATAATCACATCATCAATTGTCAATGCTTTACCTTGATAAACAACAGTTAAAGATGTTGTAAGTAGTTGTCCATCATAAAAGATTTTCATTGAACTCTTCTCACTTTCATTAAAGGATCTCTCCTAATATGAATGACGAAATCCTCATTGGATGTATGGTACACAATGGTACCTTCTTTCGCCTTGAAAAGCTCTTTCGTTGCGTCTTCATCTGCAATTGGACGAATCGGTGCTACTTCATCAACAAACTTCTTATCACCTTCTATATGGTAATCTAGAACGGAAACTAAAAGAAATTGATTTGGAAATAGCTCTCTAACTTCTTGCCACTTCATGAAGCACCCCTCCTTTTGCTATTATTATAATCCAAACAAGTGACAAAATCACTTCACAAGTTGATAGAAAAAGTAAAACACTTATTATATATAAGCACTATGTTTGTTTAAGGGAAAGACAGCCTTCGCTTTATTAGCTCTCAAACTTTGTCTTTTTTCCATACACAGAACTAATAAAGCTATAAAACCCTGTAATGATGAGAGTGATAACAATTGGATAACCAACATAAACTGTTGGGTTCATATGTTCAACTAAACTAAATTCCCCCCATTCAAGCCATAAACGCCAACCCATTCCAAGGCTACTTACTAATAAGCAAATCATAAGAATAAACCATAATCTTTCTTTAAATAGACCCACAAATATGTTCGCTACCATAAAGTACATAAATAGCGTTAAAATCATAAAAAATAGGTCAAACCCCTTCAATCCAGGAATTACGAACGTAAATGAGATTCCAGAAAAAAATAATATAATGATAATAGCGAAAATGAAAAACCCTTTAGCTGATTTTTCTACTTGAGCATAAAACTGTTTTTCTAAAATGTGATTTCACCTCCGATTTCTAAGAGATTAACTTGTTCCGCTATCGCTCCCGTTACTGCAATAAGGGAACAAGTGTTTATTTTATCCTTTTAATTGATACACATTTGTCTGGAAAGTGTAATAAAACATTCGCACCTGATGAAAATAAAACTTCGAATGATATTGTTGATTGGTCAATCGGTAAGAACTCCTGATATAACCAATCGTCTATCTCTCTGTGGTAGATACTTTTCTCATTATCATAATTATAGTGCTGATAATGAGAAAAAGAGACCTTTTCAAAACTCAATACCCATAACTTCTCACTTTCTATATTTTCAACATCACTTGAAATAGTGAAATGCACGTTTAAATCAAGAAGACTTTTATGTTCTAACTCCATTTTTATTAAACGGTAGTCGTGAAAACCCCAAGAATTAAAGTGTTCAAAAATATCGTTGGGTAATCGATCAGACAATCCCTTGAATATTTCTTGGTATTCTGTAACGTTTTTTTGCCATTGTCTATCATTTCGTTCAAATTCTTCATCACTAATATTGTCTATATTTTGAGCTAAATGTAAGTCATACAAAAAGTATTTCAACTATTATTCTCCTACCTTCATCTTCAACTCTTCTGCCCAATACCTACAAAAGAAGCATTACCGTTGTTGTGGTAATGCTCATCTTTAATGCTACAACACTTATTTTGTATTTGCACCGTTTTGTTTTAGGGTTTTATCCAAGTATTTCTTCATATCATTATTGACAAAAGAATATATCTTGTCTCTGTTAGAAACATAAAATATATCTTCATGATAATGGACTACTACTCTTCTATTCTTCATCTCAAAGGACACACCTGCTAATGCACGAGGAAGTTCATTTTCAAGTATTATATCTTCGTTAGAAACTGAATTGAACCATTGAACAAGTTGTTTTGCTTCGGTTTCCGCTTTGTCTAAACTAAAATCAAGATGTTCAATTGTAACTCCCCCTCCACCATTTTCAACTTTATAATATTCTTAAAAAACGATAACCTCTTCAATTTTTTTAAATGGAACAGGTTGATGTGTTAGTTGATTGTTATTTATGTTGAAAGTTATGATGGCACCGATAAAAATCAAAATAAACGCGACTAAAAATTTTTTCATGCAAGCCTCCTTCATATTTCTAACTATTTACATTGATATAAAATGATATACCGAAACTGAACTTATTCTCTTGTTAAGCATTTTCCTCCGTTAAAGCAATAAAAAAACGAGCTTCTATTAACTGGTTTAGTTTAATTATGCTCGTTTTAGGTTTCTAAATGATAAAAGGCAAACAAATAACATTATTAGAGATAAAACAGCTATAAAAATTGCGGCGGTTAAAAAGCTTCCAACAATAAAATTTATACCATACCATTGACCTAATAGTATAATTGCAAAAATAAGTGCGTAATCAGCAGTAGCTTCTGTATAATTAACATATACAGTAATAAGGGCAGTAAGTAACGTAATTAACCAAAAGATAGAATAAAAGTCCGAGCGCCTGACCCCTGCTAGGATAAAGTACCAAAGTGCTAGCAGAAAAATCCCTTGAACTAATATTCCGAGGGGACAAATCTTTAATTGAAAAAACACTTAACACACATTGATACCATGTTATTCTAACTCTATCAACGCCATGCACTCAAACGTGGCTTGGAATGGTGTAGTAGTGTTTACTCGTAGCAATGCTCTTATTCATAAAGAATCTCGTGATAATACCTATTCTTTATGTAATATGCAGCAAAAGAACTAGTTAAAAAACAGGCGTTTCTTCAACATAAGCCACCTGCTTAATTGAACAAGATCTTTGATTTATAAGTCATCGTGTAGGGTGGAAAACTTCATTGTATCCTAATCTATATTCATAGAATAACTCTAAGACACTTGAGAGAGCAGAAGAATTCAATTATTTTTCAGCGACAACCACACATAAATCTCCACCAGTATATGGGGAAAAATTATAGTCACTGTAAAATCCCCTTAACGTAAATCCTTCATTTTCCAATAGGTCCTTCATTTTATCAGGGTCACACGTAGCTTCAAAAGAAGTATTTACTGAAATCTTTGCATCTTGTGCTGATATATACCTGTAATTAATCATGTTCATTAACCGTAGATTTTGATGGATACCTTTTATCTGTACCGTGGATAAAACCACTTCACCTGTTTTGGGATGAATTGCTTGTGAGGATATCCAAGGTCTTGTTTCCCCTTGAGGCACCACTTCAGCATCAAAATCAAAAGCAAAAACTCCTCCAACATCTAGGTGCTTAAATACAGAGTGAAAAACCTTTTTCCGATCTTCATCATTATAAATATATATCATAGAACAATTTGGTATTATTATTAGTGAAAATACTTCATTTAAGGAAAAATCTCGCATATCACCTACAACTAATTTTGGAGTAAGACCATCATCTCCTAACTTTTCTTGTGCCATAAGTAACATATCCTTAGATATATCCATCCCTACTAAATCCTTATAGCCACTTTCAAACAAGTTCTTTAAAATTCTTCCGGTACCACACCCAATATCTAACACTTTTCCATTTTTTTCTTTTGCCAATTGAGTATAGAAAAAGAAGTCAGATGTATCTGTAATATTAACATCATATAAATTGTTCTCTCCATAAGAGCATTCTTCAACAGCTATGCCTTTTTCTATCAAACTTTTAGCGAAACCAAAAAACTTCTCCATTTGTATACCTTCTTTTGCTCATATTTTCAATTTTTAAGTGGACAACTTCACAATATCAAAAATCTTAATGGTAAAATCATACCAGATTACATCATATTTACGTTTATGTTTTCAGTAATTATGGAGCGCAGTTAATTCTACAACGCATTAAAAGCTCGTCCTTTAACTTTTCGTTAATAATCTCTTCGTAAACACCTATTTTAAGCATAATGTCTCTTCGCCTTATAACATACTGTTAATTTCCATATATGTGGAAGGAAGTCCTGCAAGATTATGTGAAACTTTGACGATAATTGTTTTGTTGGGGTTACGAAGTCAAAGAAAAAACTCCAGAATGATCTGGAGTAAAAGTCATTTTACAAGAATTGAATTAACCAAGCATAAATTTCGAACGGTTCCGATCATACCAATCATTATACATAAAGTATTTAACTTCATCTTTTACAGGTATATAGAACACTTTATTTGTTTCAACAGCCAAACACCAAAGCTCTTGGTATTCAATTTCCCTTTTATTAATAACAAAAATTCGTACTATTACTTATTGTTTCATCGATTTTAGTTGCTGTGACAAGTACAGATGGTCTAGGTTCGATGAACAAGGTTATAATTCTGAGGAACCTGAAATTGCTAAAACTCCAGATACTTGTATATCATCTTGCTTAATATGTAACAAATGCTTTTTAACTTTTGATAATGTTTGTTGATTGCCAGCGATTTGATCAGATTATGTATATATAATACAATGACAATGACTTTTTGTGTAAAAATCATTGTGACCTTTTTTAGTTATACGCCAAAGAATTAATTTTTATAAAATCCCCCTTCTTTCAAGTATCTTTCTGAACTATTATTAAATTAAATAGGCTTATTACAATATTTCTAGAAAATAAGTGACATAAAAAGAGGAGGAACATGTTGAGTTACATATGCATATTGCAACGATAGAGTAGCAAGTTAGTAACCAACTAAGGAATTACTTTTTTTACAAGAATATGATCCATGTGGCAGCCGCTTTTAAATGCTCAATTCCTGTCAACGATAAAGGAGAATGAACATGATGCAACTGATAAATAAGATACTCCCTAAAAACATCAACAATACCTATAGAGGGCAAAAAATAGCGCTTTATGTCTTTTATATTTTGACTGCCGTAACCATTTGGAGAAGCCAACATCACCTATTTGCGTTAGACGGTGGTGCGCAATCAATTGCAACGATTCCGCTCGATTCATTTACCGATGCCGGCGCAGCAGCGGTTATTGGTGTGTTCAGTCTATGGGGGCTGTCTCAGTTGATCATTGGTATTTTATACTTTATTGTATCCTTAAGATACCGTTCCTTAGTTCCTTTAATGTACCTGTTGGTGGTATTTGAATACTTAGTAAGAGCAACATATATCTCCTCAGTAAAGCCAATACCTACGGCGGGAACAGCTCCTGGAGCAGCAGCTAATGTACCAGTTATTATTATTGCTGTTGTCATGTTTGTCCTATCATTATTAGAACCAAAAATCAAGTCCAAGGGTAAACAATAATAAGAAATATCATTATTAAACTTATACAGAAGAAACCCTAGCAAAAACTAGGGTTTCTTCTATTTTCACTTATTTTAATCTTTCAATATGATCGAGCGAGCCCTTTGCCTCATGCGTGTTCGTCCATACGGAATACTCACGTACAAAGATAGGCATACATACTTCAACGTCCATTTGATAGTTTGATAGTACATCAACTTGTCTTGCTATTGAGGAACCGTTATAAACTGAAAGAGCCACTTTATAGTTTCTATCAATTTGACGAACTCTTTCTCTCATCAATTCACACCCTTTTTCGGGTATGTCCTCGTACATGGAGATTTTGTTTAGATCCTTGATTTGTTTAAACTGATTGGCGATACGAAGTAGCTCTTCATCTTTTAAAACAAAGAGTCCTATCATGATGAGTGCATCTTCTAGCATGTGCTCAATTGTCGGGATCCAAATTGCAGTCGGGGTTTTAACTCCATGTGGTGTGAGAATCCATTTCGGTACACTGTTTTCGATAAGCTGCATGCTATAGTCTGGCATAATTCCACCCTCATACGGATGCGCCTGGCCAATTAATATTTGCGCTGTCGTTGTACCCATTTTATCTACCTCCTTGGTTGGTCATTAAAGTTTCCTTAACATAGGTTTGAAGCACCATAAGATATTGTTCACTCACATAACCCGTGCCACCACGAATGATCTCCTGCATGTAATGGTCTGGCGGCGCCGTTTCTGCCTCTTTATCAACGACTGTAAAAGTCAGTACATTTTTTAATAATAATCCGTTATATTCTACTTCTATAAACGCTGGTCGGTAGCAACCGGCCTTGACACCTTCGCGTCCATATAAATAGTCCAGTGCATCGGCAGTGATGTCATATAGTTTTCCTTCTACAACGCCGCCTTCCTCGACAATATCAGCACGCCCTCCATCAAGTGCTTTTCTCGTAAACCGTAATGTGTATCCATGTAATTTACCGGACCCGATTACATTTTGAAAATAATGATGAACGTTTTGCTTTTTAAAGCGAACATCATCCATGCAGCTGCCGTATGCGAAATATACAATCTTTGAATGGGAATTTTCGAATTGATACAGCTTCCAATCCCCACTCAGAATATGTTTTTTTACTAAACTACTGTTACTAGCTACATAGACAAAAGCAGTAAAAGACCCTTTGTCTGTATAAACTGTTTGTTCGATTCGTTCATACAGGTTGTTAGTGCCACCAGGTATATATCCTTCTAAGTGGTCTAGCCTTTTTAAATCGGCATCACTAACAGCGTAAAGCTCACCATACACGCGATCAAGTTGGCTCTGTTTCATAGCTGGGTAGCCGTATCCTGTATCGAACAGTGCGCCATCTGTCCAGCACTGCTCCGCTAAACATGTAGCACCATCAAGAAGCCGGGCATTCCCCTCACCTTTACGTAACGTGCCGTATACAAATACTTTCATCATCATGAATCACTCCTCCAACTGTGATACTTATAATATAAAACGAAAAGGTTGGGATTCCCCCAACCTTTCCTTACAGTGTTTTTGTTATATTAACAGGAATGGGGCATATCCAACGGTAGCCCACTCCTCTTTTATTTGTGATTATCTTGTCTTTACTTTCTGGTAGGCACTTCCTTACCTTTCCTCTAATCTTTGATATATGTGATTTAATTGTATTAACTTCAGGTTCCTCGTCAATTTCCCATATGTTAAAAAGCTCATCTATGCTTACAACTTTATAATCTCTTTCTACTAAGTAAGCTAATATTTCTGCTTCTTTTCTTTCTAGACTCACTGTATCTATCGGACCAGAAAAGCTAGAATGATAAGGTCGTACGTCCAGAGTAGCTACTTCATTAACATCCTCATCCTTCAAAGATTCTGCGGCCTTGGCCGTTATCAAATGCGTCACCCCATCTGCATATCGAACCATCATCGTATAATGTCCATTTTGAGTAACCAGGCTTTCCACCTCATTGATTTCATTAGTGAAATTTTTCCCTTTGTCGGCCTCAATAGCTTTATGTAAGTAGTTTTTTGCCCATCCTTCTTCTTTTAGATAATAGTAAGCTTTAGACATAGTGGCATAGGAACGGAATAGTTTCGTTTCCTCTAAAGTCTGTTCAACAGCTTTTGAAAAAAATTCTATACTGTCGTTATAATCTTTATTTTCATAGCAAATATGTCCTAAACGATACAACGCCTCTGCATGATGAGGGAAAAGCTCTAATACTTCTTTAAACATATATGCAGCATTATTTAAATTCATGTATCTCAGCTTTTCATCACTACCACTACGAGTCATTAAGTTAGCAAGTTTCATTTTATATTCAATGTTATCGGGTTCCTTAGCCAATAAGTTTCGATACAATTTAATGCCTTGAACTAGCCACACAGATTCTTTTATTACACCCTCACGTTTTTTCCAATTTACTAATTCATTGTTCAATTGAAACACTCCATTTTACAATAGGTTAGGTATGCATGCTAGTAAGACTAGATATCCCTAAAGCTAAATTTTCTTATCTTAGTATTAATAAAGAGCATCAACAAGTGTTTGTAACTCATCATGCTTTTCACTCAATAGTTCGAAGCTACTTTTATTGAACACTTTAAACTTAATTCCTTTGTTGTTAAAAACATTTTTATTAATAAAATCTAAGTTTGCTGTTGTTCTTACAGGATTATATTCTATTCCCTTTTTGTCTTTATAATAATGTATAACTAAAAATAATACATCGTTGTCACTATCACAAAGTTTGTTTAGCAACACATATTGTCCCACTAACAACTTCGCCATGTTCCCTGAATCAATTTCAATAAGAATTTCTTTATTACCTAGTTTAATAGAGTTGTCAACAGAAATAGATACTTTCTGATCCTCACTTATAAATGGGGCACATTTTCCGTTAAGTGCATTCGCACCATATTTGGTTATAAAGTACTCTTTGAACTTCTTTTCATTGCTACCAGCAACGCTTTTGATCGCTTTATCACTCATCGTTAACACTCCTCAGTTGTGTTATACCTCTTCAGTAAATGGGTAGTACTCTTTACTTCCTATCCCTCTCTCATGCATTCTCTTAATATACTTCA from Bacillus sp. HMF5848 includes these protein-coding regions:
- a CDS encoding retropepsin-like aspartic protease, giving the protein MKIFYDGQLLTTSLTVVYQGKALTIDDVIIDTGSSHTVICPDILEEIGVLYENGDKIYEAYGIGGSVPFYTKVMDEIKIDTFSIKDFELDVGMLPKEHKGLLGLDILKEHGFIIDMHNLTIRQNEEKG
- a CDS encoding class I SAM-dependent methyltransferase, with amino-acid sequence MEKFFGFAKSLIEKGIAVEECSYGENNLYDVNITDTSDFFFYTQLAKEKNGKVLDIGCGTGRILKNLFESGYKDLVGMDISKDMLLMAQEKLGDDGLTPKLVVGDMRDFSLNEVFSLIIIPNCSMIYIYNDEDRKKVFHSVFKHLDVGGVFAFDFDAEVVPQGETRPWISSQAIHPKTGEVVLSTVQIKGIHQNLRLMNMINYRYISAQDAKISVNTSFEATCDPDKMKDLLENEGFTLRGFYSDYNFSPYTGGDLCVVVAEK
- a CDS encoding gamma-glutamylcyclotransferase; the encoded protein is MMMKVFVYGTLRKGEGNARLLDGATCLAEQCWTDGALFDTGYGYPAMKQSQLDRVYGELYAVSDADLKRLDHLEGYIPGGTNNLYERIEQTVYTDKGSFTAFVYVASNSSLVKKHILSGDWKLYQFENSHSKIVYFAYGSCMDDVRFKKQNVHHYFQNVIGSGKLHGYTLRFTRKALDGGRADIVEEGGVVEGKLYDITADALDYLYGREGVKAGCYRPAFIEVEYNGLLLKNVLTFTVVDKEAETAPPDHYMQEIIRGGTGYVSEQYLMVLQTYVKETLMTNQGGR
- a CDS encoding winged helix-turn-helix domain-containing protein encodes the protein MNNELVNWKKREGVIKESVWLVQGIKLYRNLLAKEPDNIEYKMKLANLMTRSGSDEKLRYMNLNNAAYMFKEVLELFPHHAEALYRLGHICYENKDYNDSIEFFSKAVEQTLEETKLFRSYATMSKAYYYLKEEGWAKNYLHKAIEADKGKNFTNEINEVESLVTQNGHYTMMVRYADGVTHLITAKAAESLKDEDVNEVATLDVRPYHSSFSGPIDTVSLERKEAEILAYLVERDYKVVSIDELFNIWEIDEEPEVNTIKSHISKIRGKVRKCLPESKDKIITNKRGVGYRWICPIPVNITKTL